One genomic region from Ruegeria sp. TM1040 encodes:
- a CDS encoding ABC transporter substrate-binding protein: MLMTKFKAAAAALAFAAAPAAADVDLEFYFPVAVGGAAADTIEELTAQYVAENEGVNIEAIYAGSYQDTVAKALTAARGGNAPQLSVILSVDMFTLLDEDLILPFDDFATSAEDKAWLDSFYPAFMENSQTGGKTYGIPFQRSTPVLYWNKEAFEAAGLDPETPPATWDEMVEMGKKLTLKDDAGNVTQWGVRIPSSGFPYWLFQGLTTENDAILANADGNEVNFDDPKVVEALDYLVDLSKTHEVMAPGIIEWGATPKAFFEGQTAMMWTSTGNLTNVRNNAPFDFGVAMLPANKRRGAPTGGGNFYLFKGASDAQAKAAFDFVKWISAPEQSAKWTIATGYVAPRPETWESEAMKAYAAEFPPVLVARDQLEHAVAELSTYENQRVTRIFNDALAAAITGQKTAEEALKEAQAKADAILQDYR, encoded by the coding sequence ATGCTGATGACGAAATTCAAGGCGGCCGCTGCTGCCCTTGCCTTTGCTGCGGCCCCGGCCGCAGCGGATGTGGACCTGGAATTCTATTTCCCGGTGGCCGTTGGCGGAGCTGCGGCCGACACCATCGAAGAGCTGACCGCGCAATATGTGGCCGAGAACGAGGGTGTGAACATCGAAGCGATCTACGCGGGTTCCTATCAGGACACGGTCGCCAAGGCTCTGACCGCTGCGCGGGGCGGAAACGCGCCGCAGCTGTCGGTGATCCTGTCGGTTGATATGTTCACCCTCCTGGACGAAGACCTCATCCTGCCGTTCGATGACTTTGCCACCAGCGCAGAGGACAAGGCCTGGCTCGACTCCTTCTACCCCGCGTTTATGGAAAATTCCCAAACTGGTGGAAAGACTTACGGTATTCCGTTCCAACGCTCGACTCCTGTTCTCTATTGGAACAAAGAGGCCTTTGAAGCCGCCGGTCTCGATCCTGAAACGCCCCCGGCGACCTGGGACGAGATGGTCGAGATGGGTAAGAAGCTTACGCTCAAAGACGACGCGGGCAATGTGACCCAATGGGGTGTGCGCATCCCATCTTCGGGGTTTCCGTATTGGTTGTTCCAGGGGCTGACCACCGAGAATGACGCCATCCTTGCCAATGCCGATGGCAATGAGGTGAATTTCGATGATCCCAAGGTTGTGGAAGCGCTCGACTATCTGGTGGATCTGTCCAAAACGCATGAAGTGATGGCCCCCGGCATCATCGAATGGGGCGCAACGCCCAAAGCGTTCTTTGAAGGCCAGACCGCGATGATGTGGACCTCGACTGGCAACCTGACGAATGTTCGCAACAATGCGCCTTTTGACTTTGGTGTCGCGATGCTGCCCGCCAACAAACGTCGCGGAGCGCCGACCGGCGGTGGCAATTTCTACCTCTTCAAAGGCGCATCGGACGCCCAGGCAAAGGCCGCATTTGATTTTGTCAAATGGATCTCCGCCCCGGAACAGTCGGCCAAATGGACCATCGCCACGGGCTATGTCGCCCCGCGTCCCGAAACCTGGGAGAGCGAAGCGATGAAAGCCTACGCTGCTGAATTTCCCCCGGTTCTCGTTGCTCGTGATCAGCTTGAGCACGCGGTTGCGGAGCTTTCGACCTATGAAAATCAGCGTGTGACCCGCATTTTCAACGATGCGCTTGCCGCTGCGATCACCGGTCAGAAAACCGCCGAAGAAGCCTTGAAAGAAGCGCAGGCGAAGGCAGACGCGATCCTTCAGGACTACCGTTAA
- a CDS encoding ABC transporter ATP-binding protein, producing the protein MTATAQGQAIALEQVRKVWGETVLLEGLSLDVPAGSFTAVLGPSGCGKSTTLRIIAGLEAVTTGQVRIGNRDVTQMSPAQRGISMVFQSYALFPHLTVAENIVFGLKVAGLPRRERQRRLKDVADLLELGPYLGRKPAALSGGQQQRVALGRAVISQRPVCLMDEPLSNLDARLRDEMRREIRRLQLALGFTMVYVTHDQTEAITMADRVVLMNKGQIEQVAAPEEIYNRPATPFAARFIGNPPMNLLSPAAFGAALEAAPESLRIGVRPEALTESAQGPILAEVKGAEFLGADTLVELTCAGGDILAKLPGTRGLTPGETLRLAVPPEQIHAFDLTRNARLEDPGLIARLQEIHS; encoded by the coding sequence ATGACTGCGACTGCACAGGGGCAGGCCATCGCACTCGAGCAGGTGCGCAAGGTTTGGGGCGAGACTGTCTTGCTCGAAGGTCTCAGCCTTGACGTTCCTGCGGGATCATTCACTGCGGTGCTGGGTCCGTCGGGATGTGGCAAATCCACGACGCTTCGCATCATAGCAGGCCTTGAGGCGGTGACGACGGGGCAGGTTCGGATCGGGAACCGCGATGTGACCCAGATGAGCCCTGCGCAGCGTGGCATTTCCATGGTGTTTCAGTCCTATGCCTTGTTTCCCCACCTTACCGTTGCGGAAAACATTGTTTTTGGTCTGAAAGTTGCAGGGCTGCCGCGACGCGAGCGTCAGCGCCGTCTGAAGGATGTGGCCGACCTTCTCGAACTTGGCCCCTATCTCGGACGTAAACCTGCGGCGCTTTCAGGAGGCCAGCAGCAACGGGTGGCCCTGGGGCGGGCTGTGATCTCGCAGCGCCCGGTTTGCCTGATGGATGAGCCTCTCTCCAATCTGGACGCCCGATTGCGCGACGAGATGCGGCGTGAAATCCGCCGTCTGCAGCTCGCGCTCGGTTTCACGATGGTCTATGTGACCCACGATCAGACCGAGGCGATCACCATGGCTGATCGCGTGGTCTTGATGAACAAAGGCCAGATTGAGCAAGTCGCCGCCCCGGAAGAGATCTACAACCGTCCCGCGACGCCCTTTGCGGCGCGGTTTATCGGTAACCCGCCGATGAATCTTCTGTCTCCTGCAGCCTTTGGGGCGGCGCTTGAGGCCGCGCCCGAGAGTCTTCGGATCGGGGTGCGACCCGAAGCACTCACGGAATCCGCCCAAGGCCCGATCCTCGCGGAGGTCAAAGGTGCGGAATTCCTCGGCGCGGACACTCTGGTAGAGCTGACCTGCGCAGGCGGCGACATTTTGGCCAAGCTGCCCGGCACACGCGGTCTTACCCCCGGCGAGACGCTGAGATTGGCGGTTCCGCCCGAGCAGATCCATGCCTTTGACCTGACACGGAACGCGCGTCTGGAAGATCCAGGCCTGATCGCGCGTCTGCAGGAGATTCACTCATGA